From the genome of Thiomicrorhabdus indica:
AATAAAACGTTTCACTCTCTCGTTGAACGTATCGCTCATTGTCTTGCTCCAGTGTTTTAATAATCAATTTTTATTTGTTATAGACAATTGCCTAAGTGGGCTCTCATCGAATCAATTTAAAGTTCTGCGAGGCTTACTATCCGCTTTATAGCAGAGTTATCTTCGTTTTTACGTTGCCAACGTTTGCGAAGTCTAGATACTGCAACTTAACAACTTAACAACTTAATCTGAAAAAATTATTGTTATTTAGAATCCATATGGATTCCGCTTTAGGCTCCTTAGCTGATTTGTTCCGTTATTAAAGTTACTTTAAATACCAATTGAAAGTTACGTAAACAATAGTCAATATTGTTTCTATGTTGCACAAAAATTATGCAAAGTGCAATGGTTTAAAATAGTTTTTCTTTTTTAAATGAATGATTTAACGCTTTCATCCGTTTATAAAATTTTGTGTCGGTTGTTTCAGTTTTGTGCAAATAAGGATTTGATTGGATATGAATATTTTGTGTTGTGGGAAATGGGTAAGTCAGCAAATTTCAATTCGTTTTTGAAACGATCAGTTGTGTGAGGAGAGGTCTGACCAGACCTTCCTCATTCCTATACTGTGATTATTTAATCGCTTGAAAAGGTGTAAGCTTTGGTTCGACTGTTTCAAGATTTAAGGGGGAAATATTTGGCAAGCCATTAATAAATTTTGGAGAGCGTTCACCTTGAATCAGTGGGCGTAAGTAATCTAGCCCGTCAGATGTAACGCTCATACCATCCTTTGTTAAAAACTCATCGGGCACTTTAAGTTCTAAGTTTGCCACTTTTTCTAGCTCAACGCTCTGGTAGCACCACTGGATAGAATGACCGGTTTTTTCTGAGCATTGAATGACGGGTAAAGTTCCGTGTTCACCTCTTAAAGCAGCTTCAACAGCTGCTTTCCCTGCGCCATAGGCCATTTGCCAATCAACTTCAGACACACAGTGGCTGGCCGAGCGCTGTAAATAGTCAGGAATTGCACAGTGGGTTTTACATCCAAGGTGGCTAGCAACCAACTGAGCAATGGTTTTGCCTACACCACCTAGTTGTGTGTAATCCCGTTCGTGAGTATGCTCAATTCCGGCAATACTTAGGTATTCGCCTGTTTCGTTTTTTAGGCCTTCTGACACCATGCAAACACAATACCCTTTTTGAGCGATGAGTTGGTCAATTTTTTCTAAAAAACGTTTTTTATCAAAACGACGTTCGGCGGGCAACACAATTAAAGGTAAGTCAGGAATAATATCTGTTACTAAAGCGGCTGATAGGCTTAGCCATCCAACATCGCGCCCCATCGCTTCCATAACAAAAAACTTTGTAGAAGTTTCATGCATAGAGTAAATATCCAAACAGGCTTCGGCAAAACTTGTGGCTAAGTACTTAGCTGCACTGCCAAATCCAGGGCTACAGTGTGATAAGTCCAAGTCATTATCTATTGTTTTAGCAACTCCTATACATTGAACTTCGTGGCCCTTTGAACGACAGTAATCTGAGACTTTCTGGGCTGTGACCATAGAGCCATTTCCGCCATTGTAGAAAAAATAGCCAATTTCATAGGTTCGAAAAACTTCCAATACTCTCTCATATTGAGCAGGATTATGATCAAGAGGATCAAGATCGAATCGACACGCTTTAAAGACCGCGCCTGGCTGGTGTTTCATTTTTTCCAAGTCAACCCATTGAAGTTGAGAAAGGTCGACTAATTCCTCTTCCAAAACACCTTTAATACCGTTTATAGCTGCGTAACTTTTTCCAAAAATATCTGGGTGTTGGCGAACCGCTTCAATTACCGCAGCTGCACTTGCATTGATGACAGCAGTAACGCCACCGGCTTGAGCATAAAGAACATTTCGATTTTTATTTGATTGAGTTGTAATGGACATGAAAAGGGCCTTTTTCCGGAAGCTTGAAATACAGACAATTTAACTTTGAATATTGTACAAAACCTAATTCTGCTGAAAACGCATTTAATGTGACAAATTTTTAAATTCGAGTCAGTTTTAGAGAGTGTTTGTCACAGCTTAATGAAATCTCATTGTTTAGAAATTGTTCTGCTAAATCAAAGAATAAATACTTGCGCCAGCCACGATTAATCAATGCAAGCTTTGAATCTTTTTGTTCAGTCAATGCTGGACTTTTTTCTCTTATAAAACTTAGTAGATGCGTTTTCTGTACCAAATTGGTTGGTGTGATATTGGCATCAATTGAAATTTGTTGTGCCATTGCCAACAAAACTTGTAGCAGAATTTCTTCTTGCGCTGTAGGGGATTTATCTTTGGGAGTTGGGTTAGGGTAGTTTTCTGGCGATGCTGTAAAAACCTCGTCAATTAAGCTTACCCACTTTTCTCCAAATTCTTTGACGCTGGAAGCTTTGATGTTTGGCACTTTATATAAAGCTTGAGCTGTTTTAGGAGGCCGTTTAGCGATGTGCAAAATTACTTCGTCGCTTATGGTCCATTTTTTGGGTTGATTGTGTTCGATCGCAAAGTGTTCGCGCCATTCGGCCAAAGTTCTTACAATTGCTAACTGTTTGGGCTTCAGGTTTTTCCCACCCTTGATTTTTAGCCAGGCTTCATTAGGCTTAGTTTGGTAAAGTTTTGAATCGAGTAGTAATTCACAGTCTTCATTTATGGCTTGTTTTTGTTGTGAACTTAATTTTGTTTGATAGCTTTTAAAGAGTTGGGCTAAATAATAAACATCATCCAGCGCATAGGAAATTTGATTTTCGGTCAATGGACGAGTATGCCAATTAGTACGGGTTTGACTTTTGGGTAAAGTAAGGCCGAGCTCTGATTGGATGACGCGAGCAAAGCCTACTAGGTCACCCTGACCAAAGAAAATTGCAGCCAGTTGCGTATCAAAAATATTCTGAGGCAAGATGCCTGCAATAAGATACAGCACTTCCAAATCTTGGCGTGCGCTATGGAAAACTTTGCAGATCGTTGGATTGACTAATATCTCTAGTAATGGATTTAACCCATGATGATTTTTATTCTGCTCCAAGTCAAAGTTCTTTTCAGAGAATGAGGGCAACTGTTTTTTTTGTAAAACATCTTGTTTAATAGCTAGTGGGTCTATTATCGCTAAGTTTAGATTCGAATCGGCGATTTGCACCAAACTAAGCTCTGGATAATAGGTATCGACTCGAACAAACTCTGTATCAATTGCGATCCATTCATTATTTTCTTGCAATGCTGAACAATAGGCATCAAGTGTTTGGGGGTCTTCTATATAGAGTGCATTTTGATAGGTTTGGGATTTTGATATGTCTGCCAATTCTATAAAATTAGGTAGTTGAGCAGTATCTTTGTGGTCGAGTGTTTTCTGTGTCATAGTGCAAGTTTAGCTTGAAGTGTGGCATAAGAAAAGATTTAAAGATGTTGTTCAGAGGTGTCAATAGATGACTTAAAAGCCATGAACTATCGCAGTGGCTATTTCTGTATTGGATAAAATATTATGAATATTCGTTTTTTGGGGTTGCGTGCTTGATGACCTTAACAGCATAATGAACTTTTTGGCATCTAGGATTTAGAACAGATTCATGACACAGGCGAATTCATCGACCTTAGGCATTCAGTCCAATACGACTAATGCGCAAACTCAAACACATTCCTCTTCTCAATCCAACACTCTTCATATATTGGGAATTGCCGGCACCTTTATGGGGGGAATTGCTCAACTGGCCAAAGCGAAAGGTTTTCAAGTCACAGGATCTGATAAAGCAATTTATCCGCCAATGAGCACTCAACTTGAGCAGGCTGGCATTGATGTCAGTGATGAAGAAAACTGTGAGTTTGTAAACTCAGAACCGGACTGTGTCGTCATTGGTAATGCTAAGAGTCGTGGGCACCTCCAAGTGGAAGCAACCCTAAATGCTCATCAAGCCTATCAGTCGGGACCGCAATGGTTGGCTGAAAATATTCTGCAAGAGCGCTGGGTCATTGCAGTAGCAGGAACACATGGAAAAACTTCAACAAGTTCAATGATTGCCTGGATTTTAGACTATGCTGACTTGAATCCAGGCTTTTTGATTGGAGGCGTTCCTGAGAATTTTGGTGTATCTGCACGTCTGGGTGACTCCCCATTTTTTGTCGTTGAAGCAGATGAATATGACACGGCTTTTTTTGATAAACGCTCCAAATTTGTTCATTACCACCCAAGAACTTGCGTATTAAATAATCTTGAATTTGATCATGCGGATATTTTTGATTCCATTGAAGATATAAAAAAACAGTTTCATCATTTAGTTCGAACGGTTCCTGGAAATGGCCTGATTATCTTTCCTAAAGATGATGATAATTTGCAGTCGGTTTTAGAAATGGGCTGCTGGACGCCAACTGAATGCCAAGGCGAGTCTGACTGTAATGATTGGAGTTATGAACTAATTGATGCGGATGGATCACAGTTTGAAGTAATTTATAAAGGCAGCTCGCTCGGTGTTGTTCAATGGCCTATGACAGGGTTACACAATATCCATAATGCCCTCAGTGCGATTGCAGCTTCAGTGCATTGCGGAGTACCAGCGTTTACCGCTGTTGAAGCTTTGTCAGGGTTTAAAGGTATTCGTCGGCGCATGACACTGGTTGGTGAACAGAAAGGTGTGAAGGTCTTTGATGATTTTGCACACCATCCTACAGCGATTGCCACCACATTAGCTGGAGCAAAAGCTGCTCTTAGGCAGACCGACGAGGCACAGCAAGGCCGGTTAATTGCAGTGTTTGAACCTCGTTCAAATACCATGCGAATGGGAATTCATGCTAAAACTTTACCGGCCGCTTTTGAACAGGCTG
Proteins encoded in this window:
- a CDS encoding 6-phosphofructokinase, whose amino-acid sequence is MSITTQSNKNRNVLYAQAGGVTAVINASAAAVIEAVRQHPDIFGKSYAAINGIKGVLEEELVDLSQLQWVDLEKMKHQPGAVFKACRFDLDPLDHNPAQYERVLEVFRTYEIGYFFYNGGNGSMVTAQKVSDYCRSKGHEVQCIGVAKTIDNDLDLSHCSPGFGSAAKYLATSFAEACLDIYSMHETSTKFFVMEAMGRDVGWLSLSAALVTDIIPDLPLIVLPAERRFDKKRFLEKIDQLIAQKGYCVCMVSEGLKNETGEYLSIAGIEHTHERDYTQLGGVGKTIAQLVASHLGCKTHCAIPDYLQRSASHCVSEVDWQMAYGAGKAAVEAALRGEHGTLPVIQCSEKTGHSIQWCYQSVELEKVANLELKVPDEFLTKDGMSVTSDGLDYLRPLIQGERSPKFINGLPNISPLNLETVEPKLTPFQAIK
- a CDS encoding ribonuclease D — its product is MTQKTLDHKDTAQLPNFIELADISKSQTYQNALYIEDPQTLDAYCSALQENNEWIAIDTEFVRVDTYYPELSLVQIADSNLNLAIIDPLAIKQDVLQKKQLPSFSEKNFDLEQNKNHHGLNPLLEILVNPTICKVFHSARQDLEVLYLIAGILPQNIFDTQLAAIFFGQGDLVGFARVIQSELGLTLPKSQTRTNWHTRPLTENQISYALDDVYYLAQLFKSYQTKLSSQQKQAINEDCELLLDSKLYQTKPNEAWLKIKGGKNLKPKQLAIVRTLAEWREHFAIEHNQPKKWTISDEVILHIAKRPPKTAQALYKVPNIKASSVKEFGEKWVSLIDEVFTASPENYPNPTPKDKSPTAQEEILLQVLLAMAQQISIDANITPTNLVQKTHLLSFIREKSPALTEQKDSKLALINRGWRKYLFFDLAEQFLNNEISLSCDKHSLKLTRI
- the mpl gene encoding UDP-N-acetylmuramate:L-alanyl-gamma-D-glutamyl-meso-diaminopimelate ligase, which encodes MTQANSSTLGIQSNTTNAQTQTHSSSQSNTLHILGIAGTFMGGIAQLAKAKGFQVTGSDKAIYPPMSTQLEQAGIDVSDEENCEFVNSEPDCVVIGNAKSRGHLQVEATLNAHQAYQSGPQWLAENILQERWVIAVAGTHGKTSTSSMIAWILDYADLNPGFLIGGVPENFGVSARLGDSPFFVVEADEYDTAFFDKRSKFVHYHPRTCVLNNLEFDHADIFDSIEDIKKQFHHLVRTVPGNGLIIFPKDDDNLQSVLEMGCWTPTECQGESDCNDWSYELIDADGSQFEVIYKGSSLGVVQWPMTGLHNIHNALSAIAASVHCGVPAFTAVEALSGFKGIRRRMTLVGEQKGVKVFDDFAHHPTAIATTLAGAKAALRQTDEAQQGRLIAVFEPRSNTMRMGIHAKTLPAAFEQADAVFAFIDPAWHWLLPEDEFSAPVQVASTYESLLILLTGFLQPNDRVVIMSNGGFGGIHQKLLVALAE